DNA from Ictalurus punctatus breed USDA103 chromosome 20, Coco_2.0, whole genome shotgun sequence:
aaaaaagacatggaaACGAGCATTTCCAACATGCCAGGGTTAACGAGAGTAGGGGACGATGTGACATTAGCCGTAAAGTCGGGAACTGCTTGGTGGAAGGACAATCAATACTCAATGGCTGAAACCTGAAAGTGGCGTTTTTGACCATTTTTGgctgaaacatttcagtggtGTCCGtaataaatatagttaactGATCTTACATATGTAATTGTTTAATATGAGGCAAGTTCGGTTAATTAATTGTACTACACCATAGTCTGATGTTAAATTTGCTGAGCTCCTatacaaaatacatacatatagctGGAACAAACGTCATTGAATATCATCAGTGTATTATCGAGtaaatcattaaatcattatCTTGCACAAGCCTCCACTGTGTTGGACTTAGAATTTTGTCAGCATCTAAGACACAAAAAGGCCTCCACTCAATAAAACTTTCTCACTGGGTTGGACATTGTGAGCATAACACACTATTTTctgtcagtacaaaaaaaacaacaaaacaaccatTTTGACACCTTACTATAATTCTACacagggaaaaaataaatttgtCTAAACAAAAGGAGTAAACGTCCAACATCAAATATCTGTAAGTCTGAATTTTGGTGAATTCTTTCCCTAAGACAGTACAGTTGCTTAGTTTTACATTTAATGCCCATGATATGCAAATACTTGTTATGTTAATTAATAGACTGACCAAATGTCTGGTGTTACAGATTAATAGCTTAGTAGCTTTGCACTGTGCAGGTATGAATTTACTAATTAAAATAAGGAAAGGCAACATTAGGTCAAAATTAAGACTGGTCTAAGCTAACGTTCTGCCGTACCTAAATCACTGAATATTAGGACTGATCAAATAATTTACTGCTGCCtccaacaaacaaaccacaaaagAGAGTCACATATTAATAACAGGAAGTGGTTCAGTGTAATTCACTGTGTGGCACATCATGCAAAACAGGGCTGAAGGGCACACAGTTTCATGAAGTGAAACCTACCAGACTCCCACACATACAATAAAAGATCAAACTGCTTCTGTATACAGCAGTGACCAAatgaacctgtgtgtgtgcgttttttttttttttttttttttttactgatacGTGTGAAACTAACAGAGAACTACctctgaaaatgaataaaaagaatGACCTTGTCAAAACACATTGCTACTGGCTCATTCTCAGCTCACATTCTTAACAGTACGATAATTAAAAGATACACAGCGATAGTTGCCTTCTCACATAACAATTAAATGAAAAGTGTTGTGGCCCCATGATACCACATGAAGAGAAAAATATCAGCAGTGTATCGATtcgtttgaaatgaaaacattctGTACAAAGCAGATTGACGCGCAGACTTGATGAGCGTCGTtaaggaggtggaggagggagCGCATTGCTCACCTGGAAGCGTGTCTCATCTGAAATCCCATACTGCTCCAACGGGTCCTATCATAAGGATaaggagtctttattggtcaaatatacattatagcacagtgaaattcttttctttgcataacCCAGCATggcaggaagttggggtcagggcgcagggtcagtcatgatagggcgcccctggagcagagagggttaagggccttgctcaaggggcccaacagtggcagcttggcagtgctggggcttgaacctccgaccttccgatcagtaacccagagccttaactgtcaagccaccacataatagtaataatataaacCATGATCAAGAACAAAACCAAACTGGACTCAGTAAAGCCACCTTTATGAAAGGCacaatataaattattattattattattattattattattattattatatcatatgTTAATAATCACTGATTTGGAAAACTAAAAATTGGACATGGATATAACTGTATTTGGGGAATCAGTTGAATCACTGAGTGTTAGGGACTCGTCCTTTACCTTGCCAGTCATTCGATGGATCTCAGATCGATAGAAGATGAGGTTCTTGCGCATAAACTCATAGCTGCGGGAGAAACAGATGTGGCAAATTGGAAACATTATGTGACCGGCACGAAGTGTGGGCAAaaggtaaaacaaacaaacaaaattttttttgcaaacctGGCTTTTACAATAGCATCCATCCATTCCACGCATTGCTCCCGAGAATTACATTCAAACAGGTACTTTCTCTCAGCCTCATCTAGGaaagctgatgacagaaaaaagaaaatgcatggaagtgtgtgtgtgtgtgtgtgtgtgtggaataaaagaaaaactggGAACAAAGGTCCGTTTACATAGAAAAGGTACAAGCCAAATCAAATACACCCATCTGCACATGCACCAGAGTATGTGGCATACATGATTATTTatctttcatccatccatccattttctacaccatttatcctacacagggtcacctggaacctatcccagagaaaatggggcacaaggtggggggtCCCCTGGACGTTgtgccaacctatcgcaggacacaattgcacacacgttcacacaatatggacaatttggaaatgccaatcagcctacagcacatatctttggactgaggaaggaaactggagtacaccTAGGAAACCCCTAAAGAACGGAGAGACCTTGCAATCTCCGTG
Protein-coding regions in this window:
- the plekhj1 gene encoding pleckstrin homology domain-containing family J member 1 (The RefSeq protein has 1 substitution compared to this genomic sequence); translated protein: MRFNEKELVFLSRQPSERAAELSMKGPKKGDVMKKRLVKLIVNFLFYFRTYEEEPIGALLLEQCRVERENDLAFSITFLDEAEREYLFECNSREQCVEWMDAIVKASYEFMRKNLIFYRSEIHRMTGKDPLEQYGISDETRFQVSNALPPPPP